One window from the genome of Magnolia sinica isolate HGM2019 chromosome 4, MsV1, whole genome shotgun sequence encodes:
- the LOC131243753 gene encoding uncharacterized protein LOC131243753, whose product MKERKSSKFKLQQQQQQQQQNGHVSPFKFAKLLDPEASWDKDQLGDVLHWIRQAVGLICGLLWGAVPFVGGIWIIVFLVLSSGIIYGYYAIVLKIDEEEFGGHATLLQEGLFASFSLFLLAWILVYSLVHF is encoded by the exons atgaaagaaagaaaatcatctaaattcaaactccagcagcagcagcagcagcagcagcagaacgGCCACGTATCCCCTTTCAAATTCGCGAAATTGCTAGATCCAGAAGCTTCCTGGGACAAG GATCAATTGGGAGATGTGTTGCATTGGATTCGGCAAGCGGTAGGCCTCATATGTGGATTACTATGGGGTGCTGTTCCTTTTGTGGGGGGCATATGGATTATTGT GTTCCTGGTGCTATCTTCTGGGATTATCTATGGGTATTATGCGATCGTATTGAAGATAGATGAAGAAGAATTTGGTGGCCATGCCACACTTCTTCAAGAGGGACTCTTCGCATCTTTTTCTCTGTTTCTG CTTGCCTGGATTCTAGTATACAGCTTGGTGCATTTCTAG